In Candidatus Dormiibacterota bacterium, a genomic segment contains:
- a CDS encoding TIGR00366 family protein, whose product MTSAPRPDIAPRSAAPLERAGAFIAGVCERYFPDAFVFALAAVVVVFLAGLLTGERAVRLVTEFGGGFWGLVPFTMQMVLVIVGGFVVASSPPLARLIGWLSRRPRTPRGAVAFVAFFAMAASLLSWGLSLVFTGLLVRELTRRLKGIDYRAICAAAYLGLGSVWALGLSSSAALLQATRSTIPGTLLPITGVIPLSQTIFLWQSLLIAGILIAVSVAVAYVSCPEPARARTAEAMGIRFEAPPVGTRPPTTPAERLENSPILGVSVVLLMAAFLVTQVRDRGFFAALDLNNFNLAFFALGLLLHLRPASFLSAVGRAMPATAGVLIQFPLYAGMFGIISNTAIKTLLADLFVRVSTQGTFPIVVALYSAVLGLFVPSGGGKWIIEAPYVMAAANAWHVHLGWTVQIYNAAEALPNLVNPFWMLPLMGILNVRARDLAGFSILQLLFHVPIVFLLCWLLAQTLPYAPPVLP is encoded by the coding sequence GTGACCTCCGCCCCCCGCCCCGACATCGCGCCCCGAAGCGCCGCCCCTCTGGAGCGCGCCGGCGCCTTCATCGCCGGCGTCTGCGAGCGCTATTTCCCCGATGCCTTCGTCTTCGCCCTCGCCGCGGTCGTCGTCGTGTTTCTCGCGGGACTCCTGACCGGTGAGAGAGCGGTCCGCCTGGTGACGGAGTTCGGCGGCGGCTTCTGGGGGCTGGTCCCGTTCACGATGCAGATGGTCCTCGTGATCGTCGGGGGCTTCGTCGTCGCCTCATCGCCGCCCCTGGCCCGTCTGATCGGCTGGCTGTCGCGGCGCCCCAGGACCCCCCGGGGCGCCGTCGCCTTCGTCGCCTTTTTCGCCATGGCGGCGTCCCTCCTCTCGTGGGGGTTGTCGCTCGTGTTCACCGGTCTGCTGGTGCGCGAGCTCACGCGGCGTCTGAAGGGGATCGACTACCGCGCCATCTGCGCCGCGGCGTACCTCGGGCTCGGGAGCGTCTGGGCCCTGGGGCTCTCGTCCTCGGCGGCGCTCCTGCAGGCCACCCGCTCGACGATCCCCGGGACGCTTCTGCCGATCACCGGTGTCATCCCGCTGTCGCAGACCATCTTCCTGTGGCAGAGTCTTCTGATAGCAGGGATCCTGATCGCGGTGTCCGTGGCCGTCGCGTACGTCTCCTGTCCGGAGCCCGCGCGCGCCCGGACGGCCGAGGCGATGGGGATCCGCTTCGAGGCCCCGCCGGTCGGGACCCGGCCGCCCACGACACCGGCGGAGAGGCTCGAGAACAGCCCGATCCTCGGCGTGTCGGTCGTCCTGCTGATGGCCGCTTTCCTGGTGACGCAGGTGCGCGACCGGGGGTTCTTTGCGGCGCTGGACCTCAATAACTTCAATCTAGCCTTTTTCGCCCTGGGGCTTCTCCTGCACCTGCGGCCGGCCTCGTTCCTGTCCGCCGTCGGACGGGCCATGCCGGCCACCGCCGGGGTCCTCATACAGTTCCCGCTCTACGCCGGCATGTTCGGCATCATCTCCAACACCGCGATCAAGACGCTCCTGGCGGATCTGTTCGTCAGGGTCTCGACCCAGGGGACGTTTCCGATCGTAGTGGCCTTGTACTCGGCGGTCCTCGGGCTGTTCGTCCCTTCGGGGGGAGGCAAGTGGATCATCGAGGCCCCCTACGTCATGGCGGCGGCCAACGCCTGGCACGTGCATCTCGGCTGGACCGTTCAGATCTACAACGCCGCCGAGGCCCTGCCGAACCTGGTCAACCCGTTCTGGATGCTGCCGCTCATGGGGATCCTGAACGTGCGCGCCAGGGACCTGGCCGGCTTCTCCATCCTGCAGCTCCTGTTCCACGTCCCGATCGTATTCCTGCTCTGCTGGCTGCTCGCGCAGACGCTCCCGTACGCCCCGCCGGTCCTCCCCTGA
- a CDS encoding FumA C-terminus/TtdB family hydratase beta subunit yields MDHLDESLLNLIVETSTNLPPDVRRAMARALGSEQQNTRAGQALQVIASNIDMATDCEGPICQDTGWPTFLVRTPVGADQMRIEEAIRRAISEATKRGKLRPNSVDSLTGRNSGDNLGPGTPTVHFQQWTQGDEIEVRLLLKGGGCENKNIQYSLPMEVPNLGRADRDLDGVRKCLLHAVWQAQGQGCSVGALGVCVGGDRTNGYEHAKLQLFRTLDDVNPDARLRELEDYVVRTSNALGIGTMGFGGSVTLIGCKIGAINRLPASFFVSVAYDCWAFRRLGVVLDARTGAIRRWLYKDAAPPEKMTAREGFPLTGREKVLRPPLSDADVRGLAVGDVVLISGVLHTGRDALHHHLMKNAPPVDLRGQILYHCGPVVLNEGGGWRMTAAGPTTSSREEPYEADVIGRYGLRAVMGKGGMGPKTLAALKEHGAVYLNAIGGAAQYYARCIENVEGVDLLEFGLPEAMWHLRVKEFPAIVTMDAHGHSLHADVQSASGEVLKTFAEPVFAGS; encoded by the coding sequence ATGGATCACCTGGACGAAAGTCTCCTCAATCTAATCGTCGAGACCTCGACCAACCTCCCACCCGATGTCCGCCGGGCCATGGCGCGTGCCCTGGGGAGCGAGCAGCAGAATACCCGGGCGGGGCAGGCCCTCCAGGTCATCGCGTCCAACATCGACATGGCGACCGACTGCGAGGGACCGATCTGCCAGGACACCGGCTGGCCGACGTTTCTCGTCAGGACGCCGGTCGGCGCCGACCAGATGCGGATCGAGGAGGCGATCAGACGGGCGATCTCGGAGGCGACCAAGCGCGGCAAGCTCCGTCCGAACTCGGTCGATTCATTGACCGGCAGGAACAGCGGCGACAACCTGGGTCCCGGGACGCCGACTGTTCACTTCCAGCAATGGACGCAAGGGGACGAGATCGAAGTGCGGCTGCTCCTGAAGGGGGGCGGCTGCGAAAACAAGAACATCCAGTACTCGCTGCCGATGGAGGTCCCGAACCTGGGGCGCGCCGACCGCGACCTCGACGGCGTGCGTAAGTGCCTGCTGCACGCCGTCTGGCAGGCGCAGGGGCAGGGGTGCAGCGTCGGCGCTCTGGGCGTGTGCGTCGGCGGCGATCGGACCAACGGCTACGAACACGCGAAACTGCAGCTGTTCCGCACGCTCGACGACGTGAACCCCGACGCGAGACTGCGCGAGCTGGAGGACTACGTCGTCAGGACGTCCAACGCGCTCGGTATCGGCACGATGGGGTTCGGCGGCAGCGTGACCCTGATCGGCTGCAAGATCGGGGCGATCAATCGATTGCCCGCGTCGTTCTTCGTGTCGGTGGCGTACGACTGCTGGGCGTTCCGCCGTCTCGGCGTCGTGCTCGATGCCCGGACCGGGGCGATCAGAAGATGGCTGTACAAGGACGCGGCCCCCCCGGAGAAAATGACGGCGCGGGAGGGGTTCCCCCTGACCGGCAGAGAGAAAGTCCTGCGGCCACCCCTAAGCGACGCCGACGTGCGCGGGCTTGCGGTCGGAGACGTCGTCCTGATCAGCGGCGTCCTGCACACCGGGCGCGACGCGCTGCACCATCATCTTATGAAGAACGCCCCGCCGGTCGATCTGCGCGGCCAGATCCTGTACCACTGCGGCCCGGTCGTGCTGAATGAAGGGGGCGGCTGGCGCATGACGGCCGCCGGCCCGACCACGAGCAGCCGGGAGGAGCCTTACGAGGCCGACGTGATCGGACGCTACGGCCTGCGCGCGGTGATGGGGAAGGGCGGGATGGGTCCAAAGACCCTGGCGGCCCTGAAAGAGCACGGCGCCGTATATCTCAACGCCATCGGAGGCGCCGCGCAGTACTACGCCCGCTGCATCGAGAACGTAGAGGGCGTCGACCTCCTCGAGTTCGGGCTCCCCGAGGCGATGTGGCACCTGCGCGTCAAGGAGTTTCCTGCCATCGTCACCATGGACGCGCACGGTCACTCGCTGCACGCCGACGTCCAGAGTGCTTCCGGTGAGGTCCTCAAGACGTTCGCGGAGCCTGTGTTCGCCGGGTCCTAG